AAAACGGCGAGATCCAGTTCGCGGTGCAGGAAGTGACCATCGCCGGCAACATGCGCGACATGTTTAAACAGATCGTTGCGGTGGGTAATGACCTGGAGTTGCGCAGCAACATCCGCACCGGCTCGGTGTTGATTGAACGGATGACTGTCGCAGGAAGCTAAGCCCCGGCCGACACACCAAAAGGCGCGCCATCCACCCGGATGGCGCGCCTTTTTCATGCCTGCCCTGTAGGAGCTGCCGCAGGCTGCGATCTTTTGATCCTGTTTTTACCCGTCAAGGCGTAGATCGCAGACTGCGGCAGCTCCTGCACAAGCACTCTTGTTTTGGTTCTCATTATCATCTAATAATAAATCTCATTATCGGATGAGCCCCGAATCATGAGTTCTGCCTTGCACGAGCAGCCTTACCTCGAAAGCTGGCGCTGGATGAGCCGCCAGATCCGCTGCGCGATGGATCCCGACGAGCCGCGCCTGATCGAGCATTACCTGGCCGAAGGGCGATACCTGTCTTGTTGCACCACGACCTCCGCCTGGACAGTCGCTGAAACCTCATTCCGTCTGCTGCTCGATACGGCCACCGACATCGCGTTGCCCTGGCACTGGCGCAGTCTCTGTCTCGATCAAGCCTGGCGCCCGTTACGTGAAATGGAGCGCCTGTCGCTGTGCCAATGCCGACTCAAGCGCTGGCAACGCTACACCTGGCAGCTCGCCACCTGCGAATTGCAACCGTCGATTCCTCTCATAGAACTGCTGCAAGGACACTCGAATGACCAAGACACGTATTGAGCGCGACAGCATGGGCGAACTGCAGGTGCCAGTAGACGCTCTCTACGGCGCGCAG
This window of the Pseudomonas fluorescens genome carries:
- a CDS encoding FagA protein; translation: MSSALHEQPYLESWRWMSRQIRCAMDPDEPRLIEHYLAEGRYLSCCTTTSAWTVAETSFRLLLDTATDIALPWHWRSLCLDQAWRPLREMERLSLCQCRLKRWQRYTWQLATCELQPSIPLIELLQGHSNDQDTY